The proteins below are encoded in one region of Lactuca sativa cultivar Salinas chromosome 3, Lsat_Salinas_v11, whole genome shotgun sequence:
- the LOC111907796 gene encoding albumin-8: protein MARFSLVFAAAGLLLLVAMAEATTKTIFTTTTTFEENPTDRTDMSCSQQLVEQAMLNHCVKYLETGSGMSMDLERTSEPTPAEKHLMLCCMQVRNIDEMCRCDAIKMMMNQQRWTQQQMGKVMGMAENLPKKCKVEPEMCKMRAVWF, encoded by the coding sequence ATGGCAAGGTTCTCGCTCGTATTTGCAGCAGCAGGACTCCTCCTCCTAGTAGCCATGGCGGAGGCCACCACCAAAACcatcttcaccaccaccaccacctttgaGGAAAACCCCACCGACAGAACTGATATGTCATGCAGTCAGCAGCTGGTTGAGCAGGCGATGCTTAACCACTGTGTGAAGTACCTTGAAACTGGCTCAGGAATGAGCATGGACCTAGAAAGGACGTCGGAGCCAACCCCTGCAGAGAAGCACCTGATGCTGTGCTGCATGCAGGTAAGGAACATCGATGAGATGTGCAGGTGTGACGCCATCAAGATGATGATGAACCAACAAAGGTGGACGCAACAACAGATGGGTAAGGTGATGGGCATGGCGGAGAACCTGCCAAAGAAATGCAAAGTCGAACCAGAAATGTGCAAAATGAGAGCCGTCTGGTTCTAA